Proteins encoded within one genomic window of Camelina sativa cultivar DH55 chromosome 19, Cs, whole genome shotgun sequence:
- the LOC104764588 gene encoding protein SCO1 homolog 1, mitochondrial gives MASALCRTASRLRPVQLCRRIRVSSDLLSTSSPPSPASISDALRHGDFSLRRSFLTLNCGIERSKMDQRRLMSTSASDTTTSKSDSGKSESKSSDKNEKSEGSESSDGGSNQRNDRGSGKDVRGAPVSWMSFFLLFATGAGLVYYYNGEKKRHIEDINTKSIAVKEGPSAGKAAIGGPFSLIRDDGKRVTEKDLMGKWTILYFGFTHCPDICPDELIKLAAAIDKIKEKSGVDVVPVFISVDPERDTVQQVHEYVKEFHAKLIGLTGSPEEIKSVARSYRVYYMKTEEEDSDYLVDHSIVMYLMSPEMNFVKFYGKNHDVDSLTEGVVKEIGQYRK, from the exons ATGGCGTCTGCTCTATGTAGAACCGCAAGCCGTCTTCGTCCCGTTCAACTTTGCCGTCGGATTCGTGTCTCGAGCGATCTACTATCGACATCGTCTCCTCCATCTCCGGCAAGCATCTCCGACGCGCTTCGTCATGGAGATTTCTCTCTCCGTCGATCG TTTTTAACACTTAATTGTGGAATCGAACGGTCGAAGATGGATCAGAGACGTTTGATGAGTACTTCTGCTTCTGATACTACAACCTCTAAATCTGACTCCGGTAAATCGGAATCAAAATCTTCCGATAAGAATGAGAAATCTGAAGGATCAGAGAGTTCTGACGGTGGTTCAAATCAGAGAAACGACCGTGGTTCTGGAAAAGACGTTCGTGGAGCG CCAGTTTCATGGATGAGCTTCTTCTTGCTGTTTGCTACTGGAGCTGGATTGGTCTACTATTATAATGGAGAAAAGAAACGTCATATTGAAG atataaatacaaaatctaTAGCCGTCAAGGAGGGGCCATCTGCTGGAAAAGCAGCCATTGGAGGACCATTCAGCCTTATAAGAGACGATGGGAAACGTGTGACGGAGAAAGACTTGATGGGAAAATGGACCATCTTATACTTTGGCTTCACTCATTGTCCTGATATCTGTCCTGACGAGCTTATTAAGTTAGCTGCTGCCATCGACAAAAtca AGGAGAAGTCGGGAGTAGATGTGGTACCAGTGTTTATCTCTGTGGATCCTGAAAGAGACACAGTTCAGCAAGTACATGAGTATGTCAAAG AATTTCACGCGAAATTGATTGGGTTAACCGGGAGCcctgaagaaatcaaatcagTGGCCCGATCTTACCGGGTTTACTACATGAAGACCGAAGAGGAAGATTCAGACTATCTCGTTGATCACTCTATAGTTAT GTACTTGATGAGCCCGGAGATGAATTTTGTGAAATTCTATGGAAAGAATCACGATGTTGACTCGTTGACCGAGGGCGTTGTGAAAGAGATCGGACAATACCGGAAGTAA
- the LOC104764587 gene encoding importin subunit beta-1-like, protein MAMEITQFLLAAQSADARIRTEAEGSLRQFQEQNLPQFLLSLSFELAKNDKPSESRRLAGILLKNSLDAKDSARKGHLVKQWFAIDVALKSQIKELLLTTLGSSALEARHTSAQVIAKVASIEIPQKQWPELVGSLLNNMTQQGSPSHLKQSTLETLGYVCEEISHHDLVQDEVNSVLTAVVQGMNQSENTAEVRLAAAKALLNALEFSQTNFENEVERTYIMKMVCETACSKEAEIRQAAFECLVSIASTYYEVLKQYMPTLFELTSNAVKGDEESVALQAIEFWSSICDEEIDRQEYDSPDSGDSSPPHFCFIEQALPHLVQMLLETLQKQEEDQDHDDDVWNISIAGGTCLGLVARTVGDGIVPLVMPFVVENITSPDWRSREAATYAFGSILEGPTIDKLAPMVAAGLEFLLIASQDGNNHVRDTTAWTLSRIFEFLHSPENGFSVISPENLPRIVGVLLESIKDVPHVAEKVCGAIYNLAQGYEDLGANSSLLSPYLMEIITHLLAAAERTDGAESKLRRAAYETLNEVVRCSNLSEASNIIAHLLPAIMKKLAETMDLPIISSDDREKQAELQASLCGVLQVIIQKLSGSDDTRPIIMQNADGIMRLFLRVFGCHSSSVHEEAMLAIGALAYATGAEFVKYMPELFRYLQMGLQNFEEYQVCSITVGVIGDICRALDEQILPFCDQIMGLLIQNLQSDALHRSVKPPIFSCFGDIALAVGANFERYVAPAIQIMQGAAQVCAQLDTLDEELMDYANQLRRSIFEAYSGILQGFKDTKAELMIPYAQHLLQFVEVVSKDTLRDESVTKAAVAAMGDLADVVGENTKQLFKNFTFCGEFLNECLQSEDEDLKVTARWTQGMIARLMHS, encoded by the exons ATGGCGATGGAGATAACTCAGTTCCTACTGGCCGCCCAGTCAGCCGATGCAAGAATCCGTACTGAAGCAGAGGGTAGTCTCAGGCAATTCCAAGAACAGAACTTGCCGCAGTTCTTATTATCCTTGTCTTTTGAGCTTGCCAAGAATGATAAACCTTCTGAATCCCGTCGACTAGCGGGTATTCTGCTCAAGAATTCTCTAGATGCCAAAGATTCTGCCAGGAAAGGTCATCTGGTGAAACAGTGGTTTGCTATTGACGTTGCTCTTAAATCCCAGATCAAGGAACTGTTACTAACAACTCTTGGTTCATCTGCCCTTGAGGCCAGGCATACTTCAGCTCAGGTTATTGCAAAGGTAGCCTCCATCGAAATTCCTCAGAAGCAGTGGCCTGAACTTGTTGGATCGCTGCTTAACAATATGACCCAGCAAGGCAGTCCCTCACACTTGAAGCAGTCAACCTTGGAAACTCTTGGCTATGTCTGTGAAGAGATATCACATCATGATCTTGTCCAAGATGAAGTGAATTCTGTCCTTACAGCAGTTGTGCAAGGCATGAACCAGTCTGAAAATACCGCAGAAGTTCGTCTTGCAGCCGCAAAGGCATTGTTGAATGCCCTTGAGTTCTCTCAGACTAATTTTGAGAATGAGGTGGAGAGAACTTACATCATGAAGATGGTATGCGAGACTGCATGTTCCAAGGAAGCAGAGATCAGGCAAGCTGCATTCGAGTGCCTTGTCTCCATTGCATCAACATACTACGAGGTGCTAAAGCAATACATGCCAACACTCTTTGAGCTCACATCAAATGCTGTTAAGGGAGATGAAGAGAGTGTTGCCCTCCAAGCGATCGAGTTCTGGAGTTCCATCTGTGATGAAGAGATCGATCGTCAAGAGTATGATAGTCCTGATAGTGGTGACTCGTCCCCTCCCCATTTTTGTTTCATAGAGCAGGCCCTTCCCCATTTAGTACAAATGTTGCTAGAAACTCTGCAGAAGCAGGAAGAGGATCAGGATCATGACGACGATGTCTGGAACATATCTATAGCTGGTGGGACATGCCTTGGCCTCGTTGCCAGAACAGTTGGAGATGGTATAGTCCCTCTTGTAATGCCTTTTGTTGTAGAAAACATTACTTCGCCAGATTGGCGAAGCCGGGAGGCAGCCACTTATGCTTTTGGATCAATTTTGGAGGGCCCAACAATTGATAAACTTGCCCCGATGGTTGCTGCTGGCTTGGAATTTCTCCTCATCGCAAGTCAAGATGGTAATAACCATGTCAGGGACACAACTGCTTGGACTCTGAGCCGTATCTTTGAGTTTTTGCACTCCCCAGAAAATGGCTTCTCTGTTATATCACCCGAAAACCTCCCTAGAATTGTGGGTGTTTTACTGGAATCAATTAAAGATGTGCCACATGTGGCAGAGAAGGTGTGTGGAGCAATATACAATCTTGCACAGGGATATGAAGACCTTGGAGCAAATtcgtctcttctctctccttatCTTATGGAGATCATCACACATCTGCTTGCAGCTGCTGAGCGTACTGATGGGGCAGAGTCTAAGCTAAGAAGGGCTGCATATGAAACCTTGAACGAGGTTGTCCGGTGTTCAAACCTTTCAGAGGCCTCGAACATCATAGCACATCTCCTCCCTGCCATCATGAAAAAATTAGCTGAGACGATGGACCTCCCGATAATATCATCTGATGACCGTGAGAAGCAAGCGGAACTCCAGGCTTCTCTTTGTGGTGTTCTCCAAGTCATAATCCAGAAGCTGAGTGGCTCGGATGACACGAGACCCATCATAATGCAGAACGCAGATGGCATCATGAGGCTGTTCCTAAGAGTGTTTGGATGCCATAGTTCAAGTGTCCACGAAGAAGCCATGCTTGCAATTGGTGCTCTTGCCTATGCGACTGGAGCTGAGTTTGTGAAATACATGCCTGAGCTCTTCAGATATCTCCAGATGGGACTGCAGAATTTCGAAGAATACCAAGTCTGCTCAATCACCGTAGGAGTGATTG GTGACATTTGCCGTGCCCTGGATGAACAAATCCTACCTTTTTGCGATCAAATCATGGGTCTCCTTATCCAAAACCTTCAAAGCGATGCACTCCACAGATCGGTGAAGCCTCCAATATTCTCATGCTTTGGAGACATTGCTCTGGCGGTTGGTGCTAATTTTGAAAGGTATGTAGCTCCAGCCATTCAGATCATGCAAGGGGCTGCTCAGGTCTGTGCTCAGCTGGACACACTTGACGAGGAGCTTATGGATTATGCGAACCAACTCCGGAGAAGCATCTTTGAGGCGTACTCTGGGATACTTCAAGGGTTCAAGGACACAAAAGCCGAGCTTATGATACCCTACGCTCAACATCTCTTGCAGTTTGTTGAAGTAGTGTCCAAAGATACCCTAAG GGATGAGAGCGTGACAAAAGCAGCGGTTGCAGCAATGGGTGATCTTGCGGACGTTGTAGGAGAGAACACAAAGCAGTTGTTCAAAAATTTCACCTTTTGTGGTGAGTTCCTCAATGAGTGTCTCCAATCAGAGGATGAAGATCTCAAGGTCACTGCACGCTGGACTCAAGGCATGATCGCAAGACTCATGCACTCATGA